One Natronomonas gomsonensis genomic window, TGCTGATGTCTACGTTAACGTTGATGGGGAAGCTGTAGCAGTCGAAGTCGCAATGGGCAGGAACGATAGAGAGGTTGAGCACATCTCTGATCGCCTGGATAAAAAGTTTGACAGAGTGGTGACCCTATGTAGAAACGAATCGATCAAGGGATTCATTGAGAACAGGATCTCTGATATCGACGTATCTACTGAACAAGTAGAGATCCGTCTTCTTCGTCAGTTCTTAAACAGGGATAGCTTGTTGTGACTATTGTTCAACTTTCCCAGTGTTTGAGGCTTGGCTCGGTATCCTGGACTGTTTCCCGTAGATGACGTTGACTGACTGGCTGTAGCTCATCTTGCTCCACGGATTCGATGTGTGCCGTTTGAGCAGCCTCCTCCACTATTTTCTCGAGGTCGGAAGCTGAGAACTCCTCGGTTAATTCGGCTAACCGGTGAGTGTCGACATCTTCTGCAGTGGTCCGGTTTCCTAAATGGATCTGTAGTATTTCTTCGCGGGCATCCGGTTCTGGTGGTGGGACTTCTATCTTCTGGTCGAATCTGCCGCTCCGGCGGATAGCGCCGTCGACGTTGTCCAAAAGGTTGGTTGCCGCGATCACGACGATATCCTCGCCCTGGACTTCCTGAATGCTTTGAATCATTTCGCTGACAGCGTTGCTGTAGGCCTGTCCGTCTCGCTCCAGACTCTGCCGGTTGGAAGCGATAGAGTCGATCTCGTCAATAAAGATGACGCAGGGCTGCATCTGCAGGGCCTCATCGAACAAGTCGGCTACGTTCTTCCCGGTCTCTCCGACGTAGCTGGAGATAAGATCGGAACCTCGGATTTTTGCGTAGCTGTAGCCAAGTTCGCCGGCGAGGGCTTTGGAGATATACGTCTTTCCGGTTCCTGGTGGGCCGTGGAGAAGAATGCCGTTCGTAGGGCTGACTCCAAGCATTTCACGGTACTCAGAGTCCTCGAACTGGTGGATGACGTTGTGCTGAAGCAGTTTTTTCAAGTCTGTCATCCCGCCAACGTCGTCCAGGTCCAGATCTGGAGGCTCCTGGAAAAACTCAGAGCCATCCATCTGACCGTTCATCTCCTTCTTCCCTCGACGCTCTTTCCGACCGTTACCGTTGTTCACTTCATTTTTAGCGATGTCGTCGAACGAGTCACTCATATACTCAAGTTCACTTGCTCGTTCGTCCTCGATCTCCTCGGAGACCTTCTGCAGGTACTTCTTCGCCTTCAAGAGTTTCTTCACTCGTTCTTCTGAGGAATCGGCTTCATGAGCTTCGTCGACGGCCTGCTTGAACTGCTTCGTGTAATGAGACTCACTGGACAAGCTCATGATCCTTGCTTCATCTCCTCGATTTTCTCGTACTCTTCCTCTATCGCCCGGTCAATCTCTTCCTCAGTCTCCAAGCTGCGGTCAGACAGATTGATTCCATTATCCTCTTCTTTGACCTCTGATTTGATGTCAGAGATATCTACTCCAGAGAGTTCCTCGTCTGCTAAATCCATCGCTTGATCCAAGTCATCCATGTTTTCAGAGGCATCAATCAGCTGGTCTTCCCCTTCCTCAATTGCAGATTCGATATCTCTGGTTGAGAGTTCGGACAGGTCAATGTCGAGGCCTTCGATAGCTCCGGACCTGATGTTGTTCTGCAGGTGCTGTAGCTTCAGCTGAGTCAGAGTCAGCTTCTCGCTGCGGAGGTGATCCAGGATTTTCTCCTTTTTTTCTCCGGCGACTTTGTGCTCTTTCGCTTCCACCATGTAATCATTCTTGTCAGACTCTGTGGAAGCTCCCCGCGCCTTGTCGAAGGCTTTCTCCTTTTTCTTTTGATGCCGGGAAACTTCGCGTTCCAGTTGGTCTATGGTTTCTTCCCGGCTTTCGATATCTTGCTCGAACTGTTGGATATCGTGTCCTGATTCGAGGACTTCGCCGTCGCCGTCGAGTTCGAGGCCAGCCACTTCTACTGGTTCATCGGCCTGTTCTTCTTTGTCGCTGGTCAGCCAACTTCGTAGTTTCATGTTTCTGTCTCACCTTTGTTTTCTGAGTCGACGAAGAGCACAGTTAGTCCGGATCCAAGACCTGTTACGGTGACAGCGAAGATCACTGTTAATACGTTTTCCGGCGTCTGAATCCCTGTTCCAAGAGAGATTACGAAGAAACCTGCTGCAGTGCCGATCAGCAGGAATAGAATGCCTCTGTATATGTTTTCTGTTTCTATGCCTTTGAGGCCGCTCATAGTTGTCAGCATTCCTGTTGCCAGGCATGCTGCGTATAGTGGAGTGTTCATGACTGGTTTGTGTCCTACCTCTATCTGGTTGTTAATGGGTCCTCAAATTTATGTGTTTCCCTAAATTAAGAATATCCAGATCAATGGATAGTGCAGAATTATCCCAACGCCTTTTTACGCAGTACCTTGTAGCGTTAGAAGTAATGGAGCCTGATCGTTGGCAGAAAACTGATTTGGAGGCTGTGTCAGCCCTGTTTCAAGGCCTTGCTCATGAGGCTCGGTTGGCTCTTTTACTGGGGATTTATCAGGATAAGTCTTTGAACGATATCGCCGAGTTTCTGGACATCACCCGTGGAGGGATGCAAGATCACTTGGAGAAATTGATAGACTGCGAGTTGCTCTACAGGCCTGAGGATTCTGGGAAGACATATGATCTAACGCCATTCGGAGTGTTCTTTGTCGAGTTTCTACTGAGTAATGAGAACATGTTTTCGGATGCGGTCGGCCAGTTGAGGTCGGAGGAGATGAAGGTGGAGAAAGCTGTGCGAGAGGTCCGAGATAAGGTTGATGAGGCGGATGTCCCTGTGTCGGAGAAAGATTGGGAGAGGAAAATCCATTCTAAGAAGTGGGAACAGGCCTGGGATGATATCGAAGAGATCCTCGAAGATGACACGTAGCCTCTAGATCCCGGTGAGATTTTCGCGGTACTCGATAAATTTCTTCT contains:
- a CDS encoding ATP-binding protein, producing the protein MSLSSESHYTKQFKQAVDEAHEADSSEERVKKLLKAKKYLQKVSEEIEDERASELEYMSDSFDDIAKNEVNNGNGRKERRGKKEMNGQMDGSEFFQEPPDLDLDDVGGMTDLKKLLQHNVIHQFEDSEYREMLGVSPTNGILLHGPPGTGKTYISKALAGELGYSYAKIRGSDLISSYVGETGKNVADLFDEALQMQPCVIFIDEIDSIASNRQSLERDGQAYSNAVSEMIQSIQEVQGEDIVVIAATNLLDNVDGAIRRSGRFDQKIEVPPPEPDAREEILQIHLGNRTTAEDVDTHRLAELTEEFSASDLEKIVEEAAQTAHIESVEQDELQPVSQRHLRETVQDTEPSLKHWES
- a CDS encoding winged helix-turn-helix domain-containing protein, coding for MDSAELSQRLFTQYLVALEVMEPDRWQKTDLEAVSALFQGLAHEARLALLLGIYQDKSLNDIAEFLDITRGGMQDHLEKLIDCELLYRPEDSGKTYDLTPFGVFFVEFLLSNENMFSDAVGQLRSEEMKVEKAVREVRDKVDEADVPVSEKDWERKIHSKKWEQAWDDIEEILEDDT